The nucleotide sequence ACATGCCCCCGGAATCCTTTGTTCGGGCCTTTGAAGAACAGGGTTTTATCTGGGGAGGGAAATGGTTTTACTTTGATACCATCCATTTTGAATATCGTCCGGAGCTTTTGCTTCTGAACGGTTGGTAAGACGGAATTTTCAGGAGGTCCGCCATGCTCTCTGTTTTCGCTAAATTCCTTGCTGCTTTGAACGCCAACTCCCGTCCAGGCGAGATTGGGGCCGCTGCTGCTTTCGGCTGTATGCTGGCCCTGATTCCCTCGGGAAACCTGCTCTGGTTCGGCCTTTTTGTCCTTGTTTTTCTACTCAAGGTTCATCTGGCCACAGCGTTGCTTGTTATGGCCCTGGGAAAGCTCATTGTTCCCCTTGCCGATCCCCTTGTCGAGGCCCTTGGTCTTGCCATTCTGAATCAGGATGCCCTGTTCCCGATTTTTACCGCCATGTCCAATATGCCCCTGGTACCCTACACAAACTTTAACAATTCTCTGGTTACCGGTGGACTTGCTGCAGGAATTATCGTCTGGGTTCCTCTGTTTTTTCTGTTTATCCTGCTGGTTAAGCTGTACCGTACACATCTCTGGCCGCGTCTGGCGGAGAATAAGCTGGTAAAAGGATTTTTGCGCTATCCTCTGATCAAGAAGATCAGCAGTGCCGTCGGCAAGGTCGGCGGGTTCTGGAAAGGAGTACGCTGATGGCAGAAACAAAGACCAAAAAACTGCCGAAGATCTTCCGCAGGCCCATCCCGAATAAGCGTTTCGAAAAAAAGATCCTTCGCAGAATATTCCTGGCAAAGGAGCGGGAATTCCTGCTTTCCCTGGCAAAGAAGGATGATCAGGACAGGTATGTCATATCCGGGGATCTTTCAAAGGCGGACGCCAGGCGCCTTGCGGTTCTTGCAAAATCAATCAAAAAAAACAAAGGCCTTGTTACTGGATGGAAGGCAGCCATTCTGACGGTAATAGTCGCTTCGCTGCTGATATTTAATCTATTTTTCAAGGATCGGCTGGCTGAGGCAGGGATGGAAGCTGCCCTGGAAAGTGTTTTCCGCGCCCGGGCCGAGGCCGACGGGGTACGGCTTTCTCTGTTCAAAGGCTCTATCTCTTTCGAATCCCTGGCTGTTGCCGACCGCAGCAAACCGATGCAGAACCTTTTTGAGCTCTCATATTCCGAGCTGCGGGTCAATATCTGGGAACTCCTGAAAAAGCGTTTGATCATAGAACGTGCCGTCTGTTCCGGTATACAGCTGGGAACACCCCGTGAGGTCTCCGGCGCTCTTCCGAATACAGAAGCGGGTGATAAAGGTTTTTCTCCGGAAGAATCCTCTTCTTCCGGGCTTGACGCTCTGCTGGCGGACACAGATCCGGAAGCTCTGCTGCAGACGCAGCTTGACAGACTGAAAAGCCCGGCCTTTATTGATGATGTTAACCTCAGCTACCGGCAGGCCATTGAGAAATGGCCCGACAGAATCGAAGGACTCTCCGATGATCTGGAGGAGGGAAAAGTGGCTGCCTCGCGGATTGCGGCCCTCAGGATTGATGAAATTGACACTCTGGATGAGGGCGCCGACGCGGCGAAGGTCATTCAGGAGAATTATCCCGATGTGGAAAACGCGGCCTCTGCGGTGCGTCGGGTAACCCGTGAGTTTCGGCAGGACCGCGAAAACTTGACGGAACTGCAGCGGGGAATACAGGAGGCCATAGAAGAGGATTACCGTCTTCTGGAGTCCGTGGTAGCCGACCCCGGGAGAGAGCTTTCCGGGATAGCGTCTCAGGCGGCGGAGAATCTGCTGAAGGCCCGTATAGGCAAGTACTACGACTACGCTCTTAAAGCCATAGACACCTCTAACAGGCTTGCCTCGGAAAAAGAGAAAAGTGAGGATACCCGTGCCCGCAGAAAAGGGACGGTGGTGCAGTTCCCTGTTCGCGGGTATCCGAGGTTTATGATCGAAGAGCTGTTTATTTCCTACGGCAGTTCCGGATCCGGGGAGTACCTGGAGGCAGCGGTACTGGATATCAGCTCTTCCCAGGAGATTGCGGGGCGGCCGGTGCGGTTTTCCCTGAACGCAGAGGACGGCAGTCACCAGCTCACCGGCGAAGGCTCCCTGGATACCCGGGACGCGGCGGAGGAGTTTCTGACTCTGAAGGGGGGACTTTCCGGGGGCGGATTCGACATCGGGGATTCCCTGTCGGGTCTCGGACTTGAAAAAATGAAAGGATCCGCCGACGGCAGAATTGAGTTTACCATAGACCGGGAGATGCGGGGAGCCGGAACAGCAGAGATCCTGCTGGACAATATGGATCCTGTTTTTCAGGAGGACGGAGACCTGTTGCAGGAAGCCGTACGCCAGGTCCTCTCCGGAACCCGGCAGGCAGTTTTTACCGTCTCCTTTGAGGCCGGAGAGAAGGGTTTTCGCCGATTCCGCGTAAGCAGCGACCTTGACAAGCTGTTTGCAGAACGGGTGGGGGATTACCTGAATACCGAAGCTGCCCGGTTGCGGGAGAGGCTTAAAGGTCTGCTGCAGAAGGAACTTGCCTCTGCCCTGGAGCGTAACGAAGAGCTTGATAAGCTGCTGGGGACCTACGGCGGCGAACTCGCGGAGGATGTACGGGAGGTAAATTCCCTCGAAGAACTAGCCCAATCCCGGAAGAAACGACTCGATGCACGGATCGAGGAGATCCGGAACGAGGCTGCCGCGGAAGTGAAGGACCAGGCGGAGAAGCTTATTGAGGATGCCGCCAAGGACTTCAAGCTGCCCTTTTAGAGGTGCCCCAAAGCAAAGGAGTTTCCAATGGATAAAGGACTGCTGGAACTGCAGACCAAGGTAAGTTATCAGGAGTCGGTACTGGCCGACCTGAATGAGGCAGTTATCTCCCAGCAGAAGGAGATAGACCGTTTAAAGAAAACGGTTGAACTTCTAACGGTTAGAATACAGGACCTGCGGGAAAGCGGTAGTGAGGAGATGCCTCATACGCCTCCTCCCCATTATTAACCTATAGTATGATTCAGACCATGGAAATGCCGGATATTCGCACCGTGCTCTCCCCGCGGAGCAGTGAGGCCGGGGATTTTATTGAGTTCCCTAAGAAGCTTTACCGGGACTGCAGATTCTATGTCCCCTGGTTCGACCGCGGAATGCAGAGGCTCTTTGCGCGGAAAAGCCCCTTCTTTCGTCACTCCGACGGGGAATTCTTTGTCGCCTATCACGGAACGACTCCAGTGGGACGAATAGCTCTTTTTGAAAACCGTAATTTCAACAGCTATACCGGAAACCGGGATGCCCGCTTCTACTTCTTCGATACAGAAAACGATCAGCACACAGCGGATGCCCTCTTCAATCTGGCGGCGAACTGGGCACGCAGCAGAGGGCTTACCCGGCTGATAGGCCCACAGGGCTTCTCCAGTATGGCGGGAGGCGGGATCCTGATTCAGGGATTCGACCAGCCGCCTGCCATGACGATGATGGGTTACAATTATCCGTATTACCAGGAGCTGCTGGAAAGCGCTGGTTTCTGTAAATACAAGGATTTTGTCTCTGCTTTTCTGGATCCCCGGACGTACCAAACGCCGGAGAAAATTTCCCGGGTGGCGTCCATTGCCATGAAGAGGGGCGGCTTCGACCTGCCCCGTATCCGCAGCCGCCGGCAGATGCGTTCCATGGCCCTGGAGATCGGCAGGCTGTATAACGAATCCTGGATGGACCACGAGGAGTTTGCTCCCCTGACCGAGGAGGAGCTGCTGGAACTGACCAATGACCTGACGCTGGTGATCGACCCGAAACTTCTGCAGGTAATTCGTAAAGACGGTGATCTTGCCGGTTTTGTCCTTACGTTTCCGGATCTGACGAATGCCCTGATTAAGGCGAAGGGGAAACTGAATCCCTGTACCCTGTGGCGGATTTTGCGGGAGAAACGCAGCACCAGGCGTGTAATTATAAATGGCCTGGGGATTCATCCCAGGTACCGCAATAATGGGGGAACTGCGATTCTGTATTATGCCCTGGAAAAAAGTGTCCAGGATCTGGACCGGGAGGTTGTGGGGGCTGATCTGACCCAGGTTGCGGAGACCACCGGATTAATGCTTGCTGATCTGGAGACCCTGGGAGCCAGGATCTATAAGCGTCACAGGGTTTATAATTTATCTCTATAACAGGGAGAGCAGCCGTGCCAGAATAACCCCCAGGTAGTTCCCCGCGGCGTAGCCTATTATACCCGTGGTAATCCCCGGAAAGATCAGATTTCTGTTGTTCAGGGAGATTGCCACGGCGGACACGAAGGGGGGTGAGTAGATTGCCGAGGTCGAGGTTATGATCATGGTGTCTGCGTCTACCCTGAAGATTCGGCACATGAGCAAGTGGATTACAATGGATATCCCCAGGGCGGCTGTAACGTATCCCAGAACAGAAGGAATGGTTGTCAGCAGCCTGCTGAAGTCCGCCATGGAACCTACGGCGGCGCAGAAAACCAGGATCACATATTCGCCGATCTTGAAGCTGTGAGGGAGGTTTCGAATCCCGGGAATAAAGGCCACGGCGATTGCTATGCTTGTAATGCCCAGAATGGCTGCTACCGTAGAGGCTTCTCCGGCAAAGAGCAGGGAGAAGGCCCCGCCCAGGGCAACGATCAACAGCGCGGTTCCCAGGGAAGCCAGTACGCTCAGCCCTGCTTTTTCCGTCAGCATGGCCTGCAGGGCTTTCAGCGAAAGTGGCTCGATCTCCCTGCCTTCCGCATACGTGTCCCGGTACGGAGGAAGCAGCTTCCTGATAATTCTGCGTCCCACAGTGAGCAAAAAGAGAAGATAAACCCCGCCGACAAGAATGTCAGCGGTATGGACAGCAAGATAGCTTTCCGTATTTACCTGAAGGGCCTGCTGCAGGGCCGCCATATTCGGAGTTCCCCCGGTGTACACGCCAACCAGCAGTCCTGCTATCTTGGAACTCTCACTGATCCGCGGCCCGAAAAGCAGAAAGCAGAGGGCCGACGATGTCATGATTGCGATGAAGGCAAAAACCATGGAGAGTCCTGCCCTTCCGGTGAGTTCACGCCAGTGCGACAGGTCCAGTGAGATAAGCATCAGAGGCAGGGAGAGGGCCACTGTGACGGTAGAGATTACATCCAGAACCTGAAAGCTCCCCTCCGGCAGCAGAGAACTGTTGCCAATCAGGATTCCCGCGATATAGCAGAGAATAACAGGGCGGACCTTCCGAATAATTGACGAGGACTCTACAAAAACTACGATCCCCAGAGGCAGCAGGACATAGAGGGCGGTTATTCCGAAGGCGACCATGTCAGCCGCCTTCTAATGGTGATGGTCTCCGGTATGAACGTGACCGTGGTCCAGCTCCTCCTCAGTAGCGGCGCGGACATCGGTAATGGTTACATCAAAGTCAAGGTCAACACCGGCGTAGGGGTGATTTCCGTCCAGTGTTACAGAATTGTCCTGAACCTCAATTACCGTAAAGATCTGATGACCGTTGTCTGTCTCAGCCTCGACCTGAAGCCCGTTTACAATCTCTTCGCCTTCGGGAAAGCGGTCCCGGGGCACAGAGATTATCTGGTTTTCGTCCCGGTCGCCGAAGCCTTCTTCTGCGGTCATACCGACCTTAACCTTGGCACCGGTTTCCTTGCCCTCGAGAGCTTCTTCAAGTTTGGCAGGCAATTGACCGTTTCCGTGGATATATGCGAAGTTTTCGTCGCTGTCGCTCTTTTCCAGCAGGTTTCCTTCTCCGTCATTAAGGATGTAGTCTATGGAAACAACTGTATCCTGTGAAATCTTCATGATAAAACTCCTTGTGTTTTAGTCTACTGTAGACTGCCTATAGAGGAAAGGGAAATCTTGCGGCCGTTGTGATTTGAGGCATTTTTCTGTATAGTGGGAATGAAGATTTTAATCATATAGAGGATATATATATGGCCCGTTGTACCGTACCTGATGCAGACGCGATTCTGGATAGGGAGTTTTCAGTTCTGGACAAGGGCTTTGTCAGACTGGTTGATTATATGGGGGGCGACGAGAGGATCGTCCAGGCCGCCCGGGTAAGCTACGGTGCCGGTACCAAGAGTTACCGTCAGGACAAAGGCTTGATCTCCTACCTGCTGCGGAACGAGCATACCAGTCCTTTTGAGCAGGTTGTATTGACCTTCCACGTCAAAATGCCGATTTTCGTGGCCCGCCAGTGGATCCGGCACAGGACGGCCCGGCTTAACGAGATTTCCGGCCGTTATTCGATCATGAAAGATGAGTTCTATGTACCTGCTCCGGAGGATATTTCCGGCCAGAGTGAGAATAACAAGCAGGGGCGTCAGGAAGCTCCCCTGCCGGGAGATGCGGCGGATACTATTCGCGGGATTCTCACGGAAGGGCAGAAACGGGCCTATGGTGAATACTCCGACCTTATAGAACGGGGGCTCGCGAGAGAACTGGCTCGGGTCAATCTCCCTTTGAGCCTCTACACAGAATGGTACTGGCAAATGGACCTGCACAACCTGTTTCATTTTCTTAAATTGCGGCTTGATCCCCACGCTCAGCGGGAGATTCGGCTCTATGCAGAGGTCGTGCTATCCCTCGCCGAAAGGGTTGCCCCCATAGCATGCGAGGCATTCCGTTCCCACATTCTCGGCAGTGCCAGGTTCTCCGTCCAGGAACTTGAAGCCCTGCGGCGGATGGTACAGGGGACTGATCATGGTCTTGAAGGCCGGGCGGCGGAACTCTTTCTGGCAAAGCTGGAGAAGGGCAGCGAGGTATAATCCCCGCCGATTGTCCACACTGATCAGCTTTGCAGGGGCGTGTGTACGGGAAAGCGTAGAGAGAAGCCGCTTTTTCCGTTGTGAACCAGATTCCCCTTCAGCTGCTGCGTGAGATTCTCTACCAGTAAAAACCCCAAAGTATCCTGCCTGTTTCCGGCGAAGTCGAATCCGGGGCCACCATCTTCATATTCCAGAATGCAGTAATCCCCGGAACGGTGCAGTGATAGTCGAAAATAACACTCACTATTTCTGGTCCCATATTTTATACTGTTGGTTACAAACTCCGTGACAATAATCCCCACAGGAATTGCTTCGTCCAGGTCCAGCCTGACCCTATCTGTCTCAAGAGAGAAATCAATCACCCCTGGTCCGCTGTGAGCACTTGCCAGCTGATGCACCAGGGATTCCAGGTATTCTGCGGCGTCGATGCTGTAAAGGCCTTCCGACTGGTACAGCAGTTCATGGACAGCGGCAATGGCATTTATCCGCTGCCGGCTGTCATTAAGGATCGACAGACTTGCAGGATCCGGGGTTCTGTCCGCCTGCAGGCGTAAAAGGCTGATTACGATCTGCAGGTTGTTCTTGACCCGATGATGAACCTCCCGCAGAAGAAGCTCGTTTTCCCCGTAAGGACTGCTCGAGGAAGCGCTGATTCCGGTTTCTTTCGTTGATGTTCCGCAGGATTGTCAGGATCGCGGTTTTTCCCTGGTAACTGACCCTGGAGACCCTGCTTTCGAACTCCAGCAGGCGGCCGTCCCGACTGAAGTGGTGGACTTCGTAGTTCCTCGAGTTGCTGGTAAGGATCTCATGGACACGCCTGTCGAATTCAGCGGCGTACTGCGGGGTATCCAGCTCCTGGATGCTGAGGTTTTTAATCTCATCCACAGTGTATCCGTAATACTGCTCTACAGCTTTATTGGCGATGAGTATATTCCCGTCGGGGGCTGAACAGCATTATCACATCGGGGGCGTTGTGAAAAAGAGAGTAAAAGAGGGATTCTGCCTGTTTCCTCTGCACAATGTTTATGCCCAGAAGAACGACGAGCAGCAGCAGTAATCCCAAGGCTGCGATAATGGTGGAAAAAACCACGGGATAACGAAAGTAGATAGTATCGGGCTTGTTTATAATGGAAGAACCGGCGGGCAGACGGTGCATCTGTATTTTATGTGTTTTCAAGGCCTGGTAATTAAAAACCGGTTTAATTTGGGGTTCTCTTATAACCGGAATATCGTCAGGAGCTGTCCCGGAAAGTATGCGGAGAGCTATCTCCGCGGCGGCTGTTCCCTGATGCTCCACATCCAGCACTATCCCTCCTACTGCCCCGAAGCGGATAGCCTGATCCCATGCGGAGTACACAGGAAGTCCCGTACCAGTCAGCAGGGAAATGCTCTCCCGGTAATTAAAGTCACTGCCGGTTCTATCCCGCCAAAAACCGAGATTAAGAATCACCGCGTTTTCAGGCAGCCGATTCAGCCTGCTTGTGAGTTCCACAGAATCATATCCAAAGAAGACTTCATACCGGAGCCTCGGGCTTTGGGGATTATTAATCAGGTCCAGGAAGCGACGGGTGTTTTCGCTTCCTGAGACAGTATAATCCGCTACCGCCGCGACTGTTGTGCCGATTCCGTGGAGCCGGGATATGAGGGAAAGATTAGAAGCCAGATCGATATCTTCAGCTATGCCGGTTATTCCTGACGGCAGCTGGTTTTCGTAGGTATCGAAATTGATGATACCGCAAAATACAATGGGAACCCCCCGAAACAGGGTATCCCGATAATCAAGAGCAAAACGGAGGGCATTATCGTCGCTGACGATAAGTAAATCGATTCGGGAGTCCTGGTATTTGCTTGCCAGGTATCGGGCAAAATCACTGCTGAACTCCTGCGGTGCAAACCGTTTTGCATCCAGGTATTCAATAAACAGGTCGTGTTCCGTCTCTGAAGCTCCAAAGCCGTGTTGTATTCCCGTATGAATGGCCTCAGTCCAGGGAAAATCTGCATGGTAGGAGTGGATAACCAGAACCCTGGATGCCGGACCGGCATAGGCAGAGAGGGGAGACAGCAGGATAAGGATTACTATGAACAGTCTGAAAACTCTTACTACTCTTAACGCTTTATGCATGTTTCATGTTGTTGCAAAAAATAAAATGTCTGGACATTGTAAAGGAGTTTTCTTGCAGGGGCAAGCTTAATAACAGTTACGGTTGAAACAGGGGCTGTTCTTCGAAACTGTCGTCGGTCTCCCGATAGGATACGAGGGCCGGTGAGCGGTGCCGCTCGGCTTCTGCGGTAGTGCGGGCGGCGAGTTTCATCATTTTAGAGGCGCTCCAGGTCGGATGGTAGCTTACAAGACCAATATGAAGTCCCAGGTCCGGCAGTTTTTCCAGAATAGCAGAGGTCAGCCGGCGGCAGAAAAGCCGGGCGTTCTCACCGTTGGTTTCCTGCAGGACAACAGGGATTGAATCATCGGGCATCCTGAAAGGCTTGTCGGAGTATTCACGAATCTCTCCCCTGATGCAGTGTCCTATCACCCGCAGTCTGTCGTCCCGTTCTTCGGGATCGAGGATCCTCAGCTCGGGAACCGAGAGGGTTATTATGGTTAAGGGGAGCCCCGCGGCATGATAATTTTCTACAGCGTTCTGTACTACCGGGGAATACTCCTTTGTATCCAGCAGTCCGGAAACCCTGTCAGTATGCTCCTTTTCTTCCTTGAGGAACTCCTCCGGGGGAGTAAGCTCTATATCGTTGCTTTCGATAATGCGGGCTGTCTCCATACCGGGAACAGAATAGATTGGGATTTCCCGGTGGCCCTCTTCGTGACGATAGAGGGGAAACTGACTGGACAGGTACAGGTAACTTTCCGGATTGTTAACCAGATAGTCCAGGTATCCCAGGATCAGCGCTGTGTGGGAAACAAGGTTTCTGTTATCCTGAGGCAAGCCCTTTTTCTTCAGGTAGCGTCGGAAACGCTGGACAACAAAGCTGTCGATCTCAAAATGGAAAGGCGCGTTTGCGTTGCGGATTCCCGGCATAAAGCTTTCGGGATTCGGACGCAGGGATTCCACGAGAAGATGATGGAAGCCCGAAACAGTAGTATGGAGCTGGGGCAGGCTGCGTTCGTCGGAATAGATATTCCCCCGGGCAGAAACCTGCAGATGAGGCAGAAGACTGCGCCGGATCCGGAGCATAAGAAGGCTGTCCTGTTTTATCCCGGACTCGCTGTGGCGGTACTCCGGTGAGCGTTCAAGCTGCCTGCAATAGTCAACCAGTTCATTTACCAGGCGTCCGCAGACAAGTTCGTCCAGCAGACGGTGCCATCCGGATAAATAACCGTCGATTTCACCTTGTATTTCTGTCGCATTCTCGTCATCGTCAAGGACCTCTCCGAATATTACCTGCCGGAAACCGTAGAGGAACTCCTGAAGAATCGCTAAAAGAACCGCGAGCTGGTGCAGCGGGTTACGGGGATGGAAGAGGTCCGCATTCTTGGGAAAACTAAGGATTGATTTAAAATAGCGGAACATGTCGGGAAAACCGGCGGGGTCTTCGAAACCGCTTTGCGGAAACATGCGGGTAAGAAATCCCTGGGCCTTTATTGCCTCCTCCGGCAGTTCGGTTCCTTCTCCGTTTTCCGTCTCCTGTTCTTCGGGTTTGTCATCGTTTTCACTCTTCTCTCCGGCCTCTTCCTCCTCCGGCATAATTTCCGTTTCTGTCTCGGGAAACAGCTCCTGGGGCAGCTTTTTCAGAACATCATCCTTTGTAAGAGAAAGGTACTCCAGAATCTGAGGACGAAAGTAGCCGAAGATTTCCGGATACGGAGCATAGGGCAGGTCCGCAAGCTTTACCAGCAACGGAGCGCAGCGCCGCCGTATATCGGTGAAGAGGTGAAACAGCTCCTGCTTCAGGGTGCTGCCAATGCGTTTTATGCGCTCCGCTTCACCGGAGTCCGGGGGGTATGCCATCAGATCGAGGTCGAAGAGCCGTTTTATTGCTGGAAGGATATCTTCCACCTGGTCCAGATCCATCAGCTTGATAAAGGGCCGGTACAGCGCCTGGCAGAGTTTGCCCGCAGCGCTTAATGGCTGATTTCGGGGCGACCGCTGCAGTACTGTCAATTCCTGATGGATTGCCTCGATGTTCCAGCTTTTTAGAATCGTCAAAATCTGCAGGCAGCGATGGTCCAGAAGAGACGGGACCTCTTCCCGGCGATTTATTGACATCAGGGACCGGACCGCCAGGACAAGGCGCTCCAGAGAGTAATAAAATACCTGGTCCGCTTTTATAATAAATCGGGGATGCAACTGTTCATGGAGGGGAAGGATAAAGGAGAACAGGCTTCCTACAGCCTGGTGACGGGGGATAAGGGCGAATTCCGCCGAAGAGGCCCAGAAATTGATCCGGATCCGGTCCAGGTACCCTGGATGACGCCGCAGCTGCTCGGGTTCTGGTTCCCTTTTTCCGGATTCCGAGGGGTAGTCTGCCGACGGTGTGTAGATTATCCGGGGATCAGTTGTTCTGCGGTTGAGCATCTTAAGGCGCAGGTATTTTTCTTCCAGCTCCGGAGGTGTACGCTCAACCCCGACATCTCCGCCGAAGATCTGTGCCATTTTTCTGGCTTCATCTTCGGTCAGATCCCCGAGGTTATGCCTGGTTCGGTCAAGCTCTCCCGGATCGTAGCGTTCCGGAGGATATTTAGGCATGGCGGAACTCCCTATTCAAGGACAATCTCCATTCCTTCCCGGGCACCTTCGATCAGCATGTTTGTCTTTGATTTTATTCTTCCCCGGTAATTATCGATAAGGTCATCCAGCTGCTCATCGGTCCGCAGCGGATCGTGATGAAACAGCAGCAGATGTTTTACTCCCGCTTTATGGGCGGAATTGACGGCGAATTCAAAGGTGGAATGGCCCCACCCGATTTTTGATTCAACGTACTCCTGATGGGTATACTGGGTGTCGTGGATCAACAGGTCAGCCCCCTGGAAAAAACGGAGCAGCTTTTCGTTTTCCTCTTTTGCCGCCCTCTCTCCCTCTTCCGCGGCAATCGGGTCATATCCCGGGTCATCAGGATTGGTGGGGAATACATTGCGGAAAGGCTCTGTATCGTAGGCTGTGCAGAAGACCTTGCCGCGATATTCGAAGCGGTATCCCAGGCAGAGGATGGGATGGTTCAGGTATTTTGTGGTTACCCAGAGTCCGTCTCCAAGGTCCATGGAAGACTCTTTCAGGGGGTGGTAACTGATATTAGCCGCCAGTTCCGAGTGTTTTACCGGAAAGTAGCGATATGAAAGCTGTCCTCCCACAATATCCTTGAGCCCCTCTTCTTCATAGGTAACCGGGCCGTAGACTTTAAGCTTTGTACTGGGGATGAATATCGGCACAAAAAAGGGAAACCCCATAATATGGTCCCAGTGGGTGTGGGAAATAAACAGGGATGTATCAATGGGTCCCCTGGGCAGATCGTGCTGCATAAGGTAATTCCCCAGTGCCCTGATTCCTGATCCGGCGTCGATGATGAAGAGCCTCTCTTCCTCTCCGACTCTGAGTTCAATGCAAGCGGTGTTGCCGCCGTAGGCGACAGTTGTTTCTCCCGGGCAGGGGATTGAACCTCGAACCCCCCACAATCGTATTTTCATCATACCCTGGGTCCTTCTTTTATCAGGTCGCGATCTTTAAAAAGATCCGCGCCTTTTCAATCTCACGTAATACCTGGTCCTCAATATCGTCGAACCACTCCATATCCACATCGATAGCCTGAAAGACCTCGGCGGGCACACTCATGGGATACCGGTCTCCGGCAAAGCCGATTTCAAAGGTGTTGGCAAAGTAATTGGCCGCGGTTACAGCATACACAATCTTCCAGTGGGCGCCCTCATAGCCTAAAGGGGCATGGTGAAAGCTGACGGCATCCTGGATTTCCTGGTTCAGACGCCAGCGCTGTAATATAATTCTGGCCACTTCGCAATGGTGGATACCTATTACAGTTTTTTCTGCCTGTATCAGCGGTGTCTGTTCTCTGTCGGAATTCTGCATCGCCGCTACGTAAGGGTCAGCCAGACGGTTGTTCAGGGGAATCTTGCCTATGTCATGGAGCAGT is from Marispirochaeta sp. and encodes:
- a CDS encoding MBL fold metallo-hydrolase, whose protein sequence is MMKIRLWGVRGSIPCPGETTVAYGGNTACIELRVGEEERLFIIDAGSGIRALGNYLMQHDLPRGPIDTSLFISHTHWDHIMGFPFFVPIFIPSTKLKVYGPVTYEEEGLKDIVGGQLSYRYFPVKHSELAANISYHPLKESSMDLGDGLWVTTKYLNHPILCLGYRFEYRGKVFCTAYDTEPFRNVFPTNPDDPGYDPIAAEEGERAAKEENEKLLRFFQGADLLIHDTQYTHQEYVESKIGWGHSTFEFAVNSAHKAGVKHLLLFHHDPLRTDEQLDDLIDNYRGRIKSKTNMLIEGAREGMEIVLE
- a CDS encoding HDOD domain-containing protein; translated protein: MESHKKNYLYALKIYIDKMPSLPTSVTKIMEISNDPNASPADLNQVISLDPVLMGKVMKLINSAYYGLSQEITSLVRAIIMLGINTVKNLALSTAVLANIGKGSSAKGLNMDGFWRHSLCVGVTSKLIAKKLKVDPKRLEEYFMAGLLHDIGKIPLNNRLADPYVAAMQNSDREQTPLIQAEKTVIGIHHCEVARIILQRWRLNQEIQDAVSFHHAPLGYEGAHWKIVYAVTAANYFANTFEIGFAGDRYPMSVPAEVFQAIDVDMEWFDDIEDQVLREIEKARIFLKIAT